One window of Tepidanaerobacter acetatoxydans Re1 genomic DNA carries:
- a CDS encoding BMP family lipoprotein, producing the protein MKIRKLLALSLVVLLVLGLMTGCGQKAEPPKEEKEQQEQKPEEKKIKVGLVYDIGGRGDLSFNDSAYAGLKRAEQEFGLEVTDLEPSSGGEDREQLLRLLAEDGYDLIFGVGFMFTDHIAKVAEEFPDVKFGLIDGAVEDIDSSSNISCLLFKEHEGSFLVGAAAALKSKNGKVGFIGGMKSPLIERFEYGYLAGAKYVNPAIETFSDYVGTTGEAFKDPVKAKELALKQIKAGTDVIYHASGASGVGMLEAAAANKVWAIGVDSDQSLTATDEQKPYILTSMLKRVDNSVYETIKDFIEGRFEGGYRVFGLDDDGVGYAVNDFNKDLISDIQPKLEELKEKVVNGEIKVPADKNEYEEFLKTLK; encoded by the coding sequence GTGAAGATTCGCAAGTTATTAGCTTTAAGCTTGGTTGTTCTGCTGGTTTTAGGTCTTATGACCGGCTGTGGTCAAAAGGCTGAGCCTCCAAAAGAGGAAAAAGAGCAGCAAGAGCAGAAGCCTGAAGAGAAGAAGATTAAAGTCGGTTTAGTATATGATATTGGCGGCCGCGGTGATCTCTCATTTAATGATAGTGCTTATGCCGGATTGAAGCGGGCAGAACAGGAGTTTGGTTTAGAAGTTACTGATTTGGAACCTTCAAGCGGCGGTGAGGACCGAGAGCAGCTTTTGAGACTTTTGGCCGAGGACGGCTATGACTTGATTTTTGGTGTCGGGTTTATGTTTACAGACCATATTGCAAAAGTTGCCGAAGAATTCCCTGATGTAAAATTCGGCCTCATTGATGGGGCTGTGGAAGATATTGATAGCAGCTCTAACATTTCATGCCTATTATTTAAAGAACATGAAGGTTCTTTCTTGGTTGGTGCAGCGGCGGCGCTGAAATCAAAAAATGGCAAGGTTGGTTTCATCGGCGGTATGAAATCACCTCTTATTGAGCGATTTGAATACGGTTATTTAGCAGGGGCAAAATATGTAAATCCTGCTATTGAAACCTTTTCGGACTATGTAGGAACTACCGGCGAAGCTTTTAAGGATCCGGTAAAAGCTAAGGAATTAGCATTAAAGCAGATTAAAGCTGGTACTGATGTAATTTACCATGCTTCAGGGGCCTCGGGCGTCGGCATGCTGGAAGCGGCGGCAGCCAATAAAGTGTGGGCCATTGGCGTAGACTCGGATCAGTCTTTAACTGCAACCGATGAGCAAAAACCTTATATACTGACAAGCATGCTAAAGCGGGTTGATAATTCAGTGTATGAAACTATAAAGGATTTTATTGAAGGCCGCTTCGAAGGTGGATACAGAGTGTTTGGGCTTGACGATGACGGTGTAGGCTATGCGGTGAATGATTTTAATAAGGACCTCATTAGTGATATACAGCCGAAACTGGAAGAGCTTAAGGAAAAGGTTGTAAATGGCGAAATAAAGGTACCCGCGGACAAAAACGAATATGAAGAATTTTTGAAGACTTTAAAGTAA